The DNA sequence CCCGGCTTCGCCTTCCTGCCCTGTTTCATCCGGCGTCCCGCCTTCGTCCACGTCCACGCTTTCCCCGGCTTCCAGGCTTTCTTCCGTGTCCAGGACAGCGATCACTTCGCCTACCTGTACTACGTCATTTTCTTTAAAACGCTGCTCCAGCAATTTGCCCGCAACCGGCGTTGGAACTTCCGAATCCACTTTATCAGTAGCGATCTCTAAAACCGCTTCGTCAGCTTCAATCATTTCCCCCACTTCTTTCACCCACCGGATAACAGTAGCTTCCGCCACGCTTTCGCCCATTTTAGGCATCAACAGTTCGTATCGTGCCATATTTTAATGTGTTTACTTCATACTTGATTTGTCCCACAAAGCTATGCATTTGCCTCAAAGTTCAAAGCCGAACGCCGGGTACAGCCGGTTCGGTTCAACGAAGCCCCGGGGCCGGCCGGCTTTTTCGGCCGGAAGACCGCCCTCGCTTCCCTCCCTTCTATTCCACGAAATGAAATAACATGCCAAGCGCGGCAATCGCCGTACGTTCAATAAGCTGGGGGCGCCTGCCGGAAAAACTGAATTTCTCCGCCTGCACATGCTCCTTGTCTGCGACAGCGATCCATACTGTACCTACCGGTTTATCCGCCGAGCCGCCGCCGGGCCCCATAATGCCCGAACAGGCAATCGCATAGTCAACCCCAAGCCTTTCAATAGCGCCGGCGGCCATTTCGCTCACCGTTTCGCGGCTCACAGCGCCGAAATGCGTCAGGGTAATATCATTCACGCCAAGCAGCGATGATTTTATTTTATTGGAATAGGCCACCACACTGCCCGAAAATACGTCCGATGCCCCTGGAATGGCCGTAATCAGGTGGGCAATGTACCCGCCGGTGCAGCTTTCAGCAGTTGCCAGGGTACGGCCGCGTTCCCTGAGGCGGTTTAAAATAATCTCAGGCACCGGGGTATCTTCAGTCGCGATGACGTATTTCTCCGCCAGTTCCATGATCCGGGAAGCATGAATATCCAATTCCTTTTCCAGCTGAAGCGCAGAGACAATCCCTTCCGCAGGCTTATTTCCGGAGGCGGTCAACTCCTTTCCGTAGGCGCTTAGCCGGAGCCGGACCATTCCCGGCCGGGGCAGGTACGCAAGATGAATATAGGGAGGCAGGAAGTTTTCCGCAGGCGCAACCAGTTCAGCCAGGAAAGATTCCCCGATTCCTGTAGTCACCAGCGTTTTATGAAGCACCGGCTCAAGCCTGTCCCGGAAATATTCCTTCAGCATGGGAATGACCTGTTCGCCGGCCAGTCCCATCATTTCAAAAGGCACTCCCGGAAGCGATATATATACCCTGCCCTCTTTTTCAAACCACATTCCGGGCGCCGTTCCCTGGCTGTTCAATAAAACCCTGCAGTTGTCCGGCACTTCGGCCTGCCGCATATTGCTGTCAAGCAGGGGGCGGTTCGACCGGGAGAAAATAGTTTTCACGTTTTCCAGAACCTTTTCATGAAGCACCAGTTTTCCGCCGAAATACCCGCAAAGGGTTTGCTTGGTCCTGTCGTCTTTGGTGGGGCCCAGCCCTCCGGTCATGATAATGATGTCCGCCCGGCGGGAGGCTTCCTCCAGCGCATTTTCCAGGACCGCCGGATCATCGCCGATAGAAGTGATTTGCCCTACGGTTATGCCCACCTCGTTCAGCCGGCCAGCCAGCCAGGCCGAATTGCTGTCAATGACCTGCCCGATGAGAATTTCATCCCCGATGGTTATAATTTCTGCAAGCATTAATAATTGTAATAGTTCCGGCGTTTTGTCAGTTTGAGATCCTGCAGCACTGCCGCGTTCACCCGGAGGTCCATGCTGTAGCTCCTGTATGACCCGAATGGGATCCAGTTGAATGAAAGCGCCCAGCAATGAAGATCGCGGAAAATGGAAAAGCTGGTTGAACCTACTTCGCCTCTTTCAAAATCATAACTGGTCTGGAAACCGATCTTCCATTTGGGAGTAAGGCTGAAATCGCCGTTCATATCAAGCGCCTGGGTAGTTCGCTTAACCGGCCCGGCCGCCCTGGACGAATAAGTACCCGGATTGGAATAGTTAAAGCTATAGCCAAAACTCAGGCTCCATAAAAGGTTAAAATCCACGAACGCCTCCGGATTGGGATCAACCAGGTACAGCTGTTCCTGCATCGACGGGTCCAGCCCCCCTACCGGGTTAACGGGCTGACCGGTGGTATTCCCTTCCCCCCGGGAGTTCAGGCTTCCCCGGACAGAAAAACTGAAACGGGTAAGGCGGGCGAGTTTATTGCTGTGTTTCAAGAGGTAAACCGGTTCGCGCCGGCCGTCAATCACGGCATAAGGGTCAAAAGAACCGTTAAAGCTCATGCTTATCTTTTCAAACAGCGTAGTCGACCCGGAAAAATTAATATTCGACAGGGGGAATAGTTCATCGGCAAAATTATAGCCTCCGTTGATACTCAGCCTGTCCAGCAGCTTTACCTTTTTCTCGCCATCCTCTTCACCATCCGTTGTATCGTTCTCGGCCCTAACCTTCATTTCAATGATATTATCGATCGAAAAGTTAAGGGATTTGGAAACACCAGCTGAAGGGCCGCCGTAAAGCGTGCCTTCAAAAATGGAATAACGGGTGCGCTCCCCTTCAGCGTTGACGTAATACTGGTAATACCCGAATTTCTCAGCGCCGAAATCAGGCCGGTAACTGAACCCGATACTTGGTGTGATCACGTGGCGGATAGCCTTTATCTTACCCTTTCTAAAATTCAGCTCCCCGAATATCCGGGTGTTCATTCCCAGCGAAAGGCTATAATCCCTGGATGCCTGGAAGCCTTTCACTGTATCGGTAATTACCCGGTCCACACCCGGGTCATAGTATTTCCGGAAGGATTTAAAAGACCAGCGTTCATTATAATTGAAGCTGGGAGAGACAAAGAAGTAATTGAATAAGTTGAAGGATGTGCTGACAGGAATGCTGTGGCGGATACCTGTCTGCAATCTATCCAGGGTCTGCGGAGAGAACAGGATGGAATCGCCGGTAGATACCCGGTTATCGGCTTGCAGGGAATAGCTCATACCAATCCGGTGGTACCATTTCTGGGCCCCCACCCTGTTCTTTGAGTCAAATGGCGTTATCCGCGAAACATTAAAGGACAGCGTGGGCAAACCAATGCTCACCTGGCCGGTGGATACGTCCTGGCTATGATTGGCCGACGCAGAGAGGCTGAAAGGGCTGTTAAGCCAGGTCTTGGAATAATTAATACCCGAAGCCAGGGTATTACGCGCCTTATCCTGGAGGTTAAAATCTGTGGTATTCTGGTAATACTTGCTGGAACCGGCGTTCACGTTTGCGCTGAAATTTGTCCCCGTGCCCCTGTTGGACTGGCTGTGGCTCCAGCGGATATTAAACTGCTTTCCAAGGCTGTATCCCCCGGTAGCATCGTTAGGAAACTTCCGCCTGAGATAATCAAAGCTAAAATTTCCGTTGAACCGGTACCGCCAGGAATACCTTGAGGAAGCCCGGACGCCGTAACTGCCAAGGGAGTACATTTCGCCCAGCACCGACAGGTCAAAATGATCGCTCAGGCCCAGGTAATAACCGAAGTTTTCGGCCGAAAACCCCAGGGAAGCGTCTTCCCGGATGCTTGGAAAAATTATCCCGGAAGCACGTTTCTGGGTTTTCGGGAAAAAGCCGAAGGGTACGCCCAGGGGAAGCGGAATGCCTTCTATGAATAAATTAGCCGGCCCGGTAATTATCTGATTTTCTTTTACTTTCGTTTTATAAAGGCGGATACCGAAGTGCGGATGAGCAGGGTTGGTACAGGTCGTGTAAATCCCGTCCTGGATATAAGCCACCCTGTGTTCATCCACTTTACTCTTACCCCCCGGATATAGCCCTCCCCTTCTGCAGTAAGGCTGTTCCAGGCAAATGCACGGCGCGTTTCAAAATTGTATTTCAGGCTGTCGGCAGTGATCTCCTGCCCGCCCTGCACCATTTTCGGCCGCCCGTAATAGCGGCCCAGGCTGTCTTTCAAGCCGGTGGCGAATATTTCCTTTTTTACGTTATTGATCCGGATATATTCGGCATTCAGCGTAATATCCAGGTATTCTATGTAGGCATTCCCCCTCAGCACCGTATATTTGTCGTTCAGGTAATAGGTGATTGACTTCTCTGCCTTGGAAAGGATCTGCGCCTCCAGGCCGCCTTTGGTGGTATCTGCAGGGGCGCCGGAAGTGTCGGCAGCATTTTCCAGCCCGCCGGCTATAGGTACAATTCCTAGTGAATCCTGCGTTAAACTAATGGAGTCAGCGCTGAGTACCGCGGTACCGGGAAGACTGTCCGCAGACACGGGTGTCAGCAGCGGAATACTATCAGCGCCCGGCGCGCCTTTGGGAAGCGTATCGGCCGGAGGCCCGTCCTGCAGGGCAGAATATGGCCGAAGGCCGGAAGCAGCATACATTTCCCCCGCCAGGAAGCACACGGTTATCAACAGAAGTGGAAAAATGCAGCTTTTTTGTTTCAATGTATTGTTCGAATATTATTTTTGCAAGATAAATTTTAACCGGTCCAAAGTTAAGAAAAGGCTTAGAAAAACTTGTTTTTTGTAAGAAAGGGAAAAAATAGAAAGATGAAAAGGATTTTAGGCGCTTGCACCCTCATTACGTTATTGATATCTACCGCGGCCCTCGCCGGAACAATTGATACGACCAGTATTGGAAAAGAAGATAATTTTTCCGGCGGCTATGCCCTAAAAACAGTAGTACTTGACGCGGGGCACGGGGGGCACGACCCCGGAACCAACTGGGCAGGGGTTTACGAAAAGCACATTGCCCTGTCCATCACTCTGAAAGTGGGCAAGCTGATCAAAGAAAATATGCCGGATGTAAAAGTGATCTACACCCGGGACGATGATACCTTCGTGGAATTATACGAGCGGGCGAATATTGCCAACAGAGCCCATGCAGACCTGTTTATTTCCATTCATTGCAATGCTAATAACAGCACGAGCCCTTACGGAAGCGAAACCTATACACTTGGACTGCACCGTACCGAAGACAATTTCGAAGTCGCAAAGAGAGAGAACCAGGTAATTTACCTGGAAGAAAATTACAAAGAGAACTATCATGGCTTTGATCCCAATTCCCCGGAGTCCTACATTATTTTCTCTCTTTATCAAAGCCAGAACATGGCCAACAGCATTTCCCTGGCTGCCCGGATCCAGCAGGAATTCAAGAGCGCCGGCCGTCATAACCGCGGGGTAAAACAAGCTGGCTTCCTGGTGATCCGGGAAACCTCCATGCCTTCGGTACTGGTAGAAACAGGATTTGTATCCAATGCAAATGAACGAAAGTTCCTGAATTCCTATGAAGGGCAAATGAAGATGGCACGCTCGATCTATAACGCGTTCAAGTCTTATAAGACAAGTGTGGAATCGGCCAATTAGCCGGCCCGACTTGAAATATTTTTCCCGGAAGCAAGGTAAAAACCCTATTTTAGTACGGAATCTTGAATTTTACGTATGAGAATAGCAAAGGAAACTAAAATAGGGATACTGGCGGCGGTGGCTATTGCCACATTGATCATCGGCTATAACTTCCTGAAAGGAAACGATGTATTCTCATCCAGCCAGCAGTTTTATGCAATTTACGACCGCGTTGACGGGCTTACCGCGTCCAAACCAATTTTTGTGAACGGCTTTCAGGTGGGAAGAGTGGCGAAACTGGAATTATTGCCCGGCAAACAGATCCGGGCTACCCTGGAAGTAAACGAGGACATTCCCATTCCCGCCAATACGATCGCAGAGATCCAAAGCACCGACCTGCTCGGATCAAAAGCCATTTACTTCGTACTGGGCAATTCGGATCAAATGGCCGCCGACGGCGATACCCTGGCCTCTAATGTGGAAAAGAGCCTGGCCGAATCCGTCAACCCGGTTAAAGACAAGGCCGTGGTCATGCTTGACAAGATCGACTCTATTCTTACGGCCCTGAACTCGATTATGAATCCACAATTCCAGGAAAACATCAATCAAAGCCTGGTAAGCATTAACAATACGCTGCAATCGCTGGAAAGCACTAGTAAGAAAGTCGATAATATCGTAGGCAGCGGGGCGCAGCGGCTGCAGACTATTCTTGCGAATGTAGAGTCCATCACCACGAATCTCCGCGAAAACAACGAGCAGATCACGGGCATCCTCGCCAATATCGAGCAGGTTACGGATCAGGTGGCCGCGGGCAAGCTCCGGGAAACATTAAACAATGCCAACCAGGCTACCGGACAGCTGGCAGCCATGATGGAAAAGATCCAGAACGGCGAAGGTTCGCTGGGGGCATTGTTGAATGACGAGGCGCTTTACAAGAATCTCAACAATTCCGCGGAAAGCCTCGACAAACTTATGATCGACCTGCGTGAAAACCCCAAAAGGTACGTCCATTTTTCTCTCATCGATTTCGGAAAAAATAAATAAACGCTTTCTCAAAAGGGGGAACCGTATCACGCTCCCGGAAAGCATGCAGGTATGTTAGCTGAAGTATTCATCATTCTTTTTCTGATCCTCCTGAACGGCATTTTCGCCGCTTCAGAGATCGCGCTTGTTTCCAGCCGGAAAACAAGACTGGAGCTATTTATAAAAAAGGGAAACCGTGCAGCAACGGAAGCCATGAAGCTGCACCGTTCGCCAAACAAGTTCCTCTCAACCGTTCAGATCGGCATTACCTTAATCAGCATCCTGACGGGTCTGTACAGCGGGGCCGCCTTTGCGCCGTTTTTTAAACAGTTCTTCGTGGAAATTCCTCTTCTGGCTCCTTATAGCGAAAATATATCGGTGGCGCTGGTGGTTATCATCATTACTTTTTTAACCCTGGTTTTCGGCGAGCTGGTGCCTAAGCGGGTGGGGCTGATCATTCCTGAAAAATTTGCGATGGCGGTTGCCTGGCCAATGACCTTCCTGGGCCGGATGGTAGCGCCCTTTGTCTGGCTGCTCAGCACAACTACCGATCTCATAATCCGCCTTTTCAATATTCGCTCTGACAAAAACCAGGTGACCGAAGAAGAGATCAAAGCGCTTGTAGAAGAAGGTGTGAGCGCCGGCGCGATCGAAGAAATTGAACACCAGATCGTGGACCGGGTATTTAACCTGGGCGACAAGAGGGTGCTTAACCTTATGACTTACCGGAGTGATATTGTCTGGCTGGACATTAACGAAGATCCGGAATTGCATAAAAAGACCATCCTGGAAAGCAACCATAATGTGTACCCTGTCTGCGACGGGGAAATTGACAATATCCTGGGCATCGTTACCGTTAAAAAGCTCCTGAATATTTACCTGGGCGGCGAAAACCCGGGGTTAAAATCACTGCTCAGCCCCGCCTCCTTCATCCATGAGACAGCTTCCGCCTACCAGGTACTGCGGCAATTCAGGCAAAACAAGACACATCACGCCTTTATCATTGACGAATATGGTTCCCTGGAGGGTATGATTACCCTGAATGACCTGCTTTATACGCTGGTAGGCACCATTTCGGGCGATGGCTTTTCAGGAAATGAAAAAGTACAGCGGGAAGACGGCAGCTGGCTGATCGACGGGCAATACCCGCTGACCGACTTTCTGCAGGAGTTCGATCTTTCAGCCGCCGCCGATGAAATCAGGGGAGTAAACACATTAGCCGGCTTTATGATACTGCAGCTCCGGCGCCTGCCTCAAACCGGCGAAAAGCTTACCTGGAATGATCTCGAACTGGAGATAATGGACATGGACGGAAGGCGGATTGATAAAATACTGGTGAGGATCGTGAAAAAAGGAGAGGAATGACAGGGGATCCTTTCATATTCCCTTGCGATTTTCTATCTTTGTGCGGGGTAAGTCTTATACGGCCAGCTCCTGCTGAATCCCCCAGGTCCGGAAGGGAGCAAGGGTAGGCGGTTGAGCGGCGCGATATAAGTAGCTTACCCTTTTTTTATTTCTCTCTGTCAAGTCTGAATAAACAACAAAAAAATATATGAAATTCTTTATAGATACCGCAAACCTTGATCAGATCCGGGAAGCGCAGGATCTCGGGGTACTGAACGGGGTGACCACCAATCCTTCTCTCATGGCGAAAGAAGGGATCACCGGAGAAGAAAATGTCCGGGCGCATTATAAAGCTATTTGCGAAATCGTAGATGGGGATGTAAGCGCTGAAGTGATCGCAACCGACCTGGAAGGCATTATCAGGGAAGGCGAATCCCTTGCGGCGCTTCACCCAAAAATCGTCGTAAAAGTTCCTATGATCCGGGAAGGCGTAAAAGCGCTGAAGTATTTTTCCGGTAAAGGCATCCGCACCAACTGCACGCTGGTATTCTCAGCCGGACAGGCGCTGCTGGCAGCGAAAGCAGGAGCCAGCTATGTCTCCCCTTTCATTGGAAGGCTTGACGATATTTCTACCGACGGCTTGCAACTGATCGAAGATATCCGCCTTATTTACGATAATTACGGATTTGAAACAGAAATACTTGCGGCTTCCGTGCGGCACCCTGTTCACATTCTTGAATGCGCCAAAATAGGCGCTGACGTAATGACGGGACCGCTGTCAGCCATTCTCGCCCTGCTCAATCATCCGTTAACGGATAAAGGGCTGGCCCAGTTCCTGGCGGATCATGCGAAGGCCAATAAACTGCAGGAAACCGCATAAGGCCTCCGGCCGGGCAAAAATTCAGGCATACGGCGAATAAGGGCATTTGCGGCATTTCCTGAGATCTGGTGACCTTTGGAAAGTGACAAAGACCGGCCCTTATAGAAATTATGCCGACCCGCCCGATACAGCAGCTGCAACACGGGCAGTACAGCAGCGACTCAAAACCAAGGGTACTAAAACAAAAAAACTCAGAATTTATCTCTGAGTTTTTTTGTTTCGGAATTATTTTAACCTGATTAGTATCTTCTCGAACCAAAATTGCGCTGAG is a window from the Anseongella ginsenosidimutans genome containing:
- a CDS encoding CinA family nicotinamide mononucleotide deamidase-related protein; translation: MLAEIITIGDEILIGQVIDSNSAWLAGRLNEVGITVGQITSIGDDPAVLENALEEASRRADIIIMTGGLGPTKDDRTKQTLCGYFGGKLVLHEKVLENVKTIFSRSNRPLLDSNMRQAEVPDNCRVLLNSQGTAPGMWFEKEGRVYISLPGVPFEMMGLAGEQVIPMLKEYFRDRLEPVLHKTLVTTGIGESFLAELVAPAENFLPPYIHLAYLPRPGMVRLRLSAYGKELTASGNKPAEGIVSALQLEKELDIHASRIMELAEKYVIATEDTPVPEIILNRLRERGRTLATAESCTGGYIAHLITAIPGASDVFSGSVVAYSNKIKSSLLGVNDITLTHFGAVSRETVSEMAAGAIERLGVDYAIACSGIMGPGGGSADKPVGTVWIAVADKEHVQAEKFSFSGRRPQLIERTAIAALGMLFHFVE
- a CDS encoding putative LPS assembly protein LptD yields the protein MDEHRVAYIQDGIYTTCTNPAHPHFGIRLYKTKVKENQIITGPANLFIEGIPLPLGVPFGFFPKTQKRASGIIFPSIREDASLGFSAENFGYYLGLSDHFDLSVLGEMYSLGSYGVRASSRYSWRYRFNGNFSFDYLRRKFPNDATGGYSLGKQFNIRWSHSQSNRGTGTNFSANVNAGSSKYYQNTTDFNLQDKARNTLASGINYSKTWLNSPFSLSASANHSQDVSTGQVSIGLPTLSFNVSRITPFDSKNRVGAQKWYHRIGMSYSLQADNRVSTGDSILFSPQTLDRLQTGIRHSIPVSTSFNLFNYFFVSPSFNYNERWSFKSFRKYYDPGVDRVITDTVKGFQASRDYSLSLGMNTRIFGELNFRKGKIKAIRHVITPSIGFSYRPDFGAEKFGYYQYYVNAEGERTRYSIFEGTLYGGPSAGVSKSLNFSIDNIIEMKVRAENDTTDGEEDGEKKVKLLDRLSINGGYNFADELFPLSNINFSGSTTLFEKISMSFNGSFDPYAVIDGRREPVYLLKHSNKLARLTRFSFSVRGSLNSRGEGNTTGQPVNPVGGLDPSMQEQLYLVDPNPEAFVDFNLLWSLSFGYSFNYSNPGTYSSRAAGPVKRTTQALDMNGDFSLTPKWKIGFQTSYDFERGEVGSTSFSIFRDLHCWALSFNWIPFGSYRSYSMDLRVNAAVLQDLKLTKRRNYYNY
- a CDS encoding N-acetylmuramoyl-L-alanine amidase family protein, which encodes MKRILGACTLITLLISTAALAGTIDTTSIGKEDNFSGGYALKTVVLDAGHGGHDPGTNWAGVYEKHIALSITLKVGKLIKENMPDVKVIYTRDDDTFVELYERANIANRAHADLFISIHCNANNSTSPYGSETYTLGLHRTEDNFEVAKRENQVIYLEENYKENYHGFDPNSPESYIIFSLYQSQNMANSISLAARIQQEFKSAGRHNRGVKQAGFLVIRETSMPSVLVETGFVSNANERKFLNSYEGQMKMARSIYNAFKSYKTSVESAN
- a CDS encoding MlaD family protein — its product is MRIAKETKIGILAAVAIATLIIGYNFLKGNDVFSSSQQFYAIYDRVDGLTASKPIFVNGFQVGRVAKLELLPGKQIRATLEVNEDIPIPANTIAEIQSTDLLGSKAIYFVLGNSDQMAADGDTLASNVEKSLAESVNPVKDKAVVMLDKIDSILTALNSIMNPQFQENINQSLVSINNTLQSLESTSKKVDNIVGSGAQRLQTILANVESITTNLRENNEQITGILANIEQVTDQVAAGKLRETLNNANQATGQLAAMMEKIQNGEGSLGALLNDEALYKNLNNSAESLDKLMIDLRENPKRYVHFSLIDFGKNK
- a CDS encoding hemolysin family protein, with product MLAEVFIILFLILLNGIFAASEIALVSSRKTRLELFIKKGNRAATEAMKLHRSPNKFLSTVQIGITLISILTGLYSGAAFAPFFKQFFVEIPLLAPYSENISVALVVIIITFLTLVFGELVPKRVGLIIPEKFAMAVAWPMTFLGRMVAPFVWLLSTTTDLIIRLFNIRSDKNQVTEEEIKALVEEGVSAGAIEEIEHQIVDRVFNLGDKRVLNLMTYRSDIVWLDINEDPELHKKTILESNHNVYPVCDGEIDNILGIVTVKKLLNIYLGGENPGLKSLLSPASFIHETASAYQVLRQFRQNKTHHAFIIDEYGSLEGMITLNDLLYTLVGTISGDGFSGNEKVQREDGSWLIDGQYPLTDFLQEFDLSAAADEIRGVNTLAGFMILQLRRLPQTGEKLTWNDLELEIMDMDGRRIDKILVRIVKKGEE
- the fsa gene encoding fructose-6-phosphate aldolase, giving the protein MKFFIDTANLDQIREAQDLGVLNGVTTNPSLMAKEGITGEENVRAHYKAICEIVDGDVSAEVIATDLEGIIREGESLAALHPKIVVKVPMIREGVKALKYFSGKGIRTNCTLVFSAGQALLAAKAGASYVSPFIGRLDDISTDGLQLIEDIRLIYDNYGFETEILAASVRHPVHILECAKIGADVMTGPLSAILALLNHPLTDKGLAQFLADHAKANKLQETA